In the genome of Ancylomarina subtilis, one region contains:
- a CDS encoding NAD(P)-dependent oxidoreductase, protein MKISILEPIGITSCKYAQLKQDFEALGHELIFHSDRNENENELIKRAENAEVIVVSNIPISANFIASCPNLAMISVAFTGVDHIDMQACNDRDILVSNAAGFSTESVAELTLGMILALYRKIVGGDAITRFGGSRGTFLGTELNGKCLGIIGAGAIGLRVAEIAKVFNCRVLAYSRTEKQVEGIEFVDKATLLKEADIVSLHTPLTDQTKGLIGDDEFKAMKDTAILVNTARGPVVDSQALCVALEEGQIAGAAVDVYEKEPPLEKEHVLFSAPNLIMLPHLAFASHESFDKRIEIVMDNIKLWLEGKPRNIMN, encoded by the coding sequence ATGAAGATATCTATTTTAGAACCTATCGGAATTACGTCTTGCAAATATGCCCAGTTGAAGCAGGATTTTGAAGCCCTCGGGCATGAGCTGATATTCCACTCAGATCGAAATGAAAATGAGAATGAATTGATTAAGAGAGCTGAAAATGCAGAGGTCATTGTTGTGAGTAATATTCCTATCAGTGCCAACTTTATTGCCAGTTGCCCCAATTTGGCTATGATATCTGTTGCATTTACAGGAGTTGATCATATTGACATGCAGGCTTGTAATGACAGAGATATATTGGTGAGTAATGCAGCCGGATTCTCAACTGAATCGGTAGCTGAGTTAACTCTGGGAATGATTTTAGCTTTGTATAGAAAGATTGTAGGAGGTGATGCCATTACGCGTTTTGGAGGGAGTCGTGGCACATTTCTGGGAACGGAGTTGAATGGGAAATGTCTGGGAATAATAGGGGCAGGTGCTATAGGTTTACGTGTGGCTGAAATTGCAAAGGTGTTTAACTGTCGGGTATTGGCTTACAGTCGAACAGAGAAGCAGGTTGAAGGCATCGAGTTTGTTGACAAAGCCACTTTGTTGAAGGAGGCAGATATTGTTTCGCTGCACACCCCGCTTACCGATCAGACAAAAGGATTGATTGGAGATGATGAATTTAAAGCGATGAAGGATACTGCTATTTTAGTTAATACAGCACGAGGTCCGGTTGTCGATAGTCAGGCGCTTTGTGTGGCTCTTGAGGAAGGTCAGATTGCCGGAGCAGCTGTTGATGTTTATGAGAAGGAGCCACCTTTGGAAAAAGAACATGTGTTATTTTCAGCCCCAAATCTAATCATGTTACCTCATTTGGCTTTTGCAAGTCATGAGTCTTTCGATAAACGTATAGAAATTGTGATGGATAATATTAAGCTTTGGTTGGAGGGAAAACCTCGTAATATTAT
- a CDS encoding DUF6398 domain-containing protein, protein MSSKIEIIKELLSDFCNEILNSPSYAKICHRVLHELEQHPDHPLARGKENIWAAGIAHAVGSINFLFQSSSSPHISVNDLNYFFGTRATTTGKKSLDLRDLLHISAYSSDYQISQTSSDDPLDQIKEAIVKKFGVPEEDVEAILSSINRPDCPVIPKTDYSAIRIIPKEKFWDWVETQIDLDQIDPNMRQDYNVYLVYDIELKSSIEEELHLKYKEIWKIEATRYINPESDFPTGSFLEFLQWFEVRISSHVMDLTGELLDDFNEEDLDDEFESDDNNFPPDFSLN, encoded by the coding sequence ATGTCTTCAAAAATAGAAATTATAAAGGAATTGCTGAGTGATTTCTGTAACGAAATCTTAAATAGTCCTTCTTATGCAAAAATCTGCCATCGGGTCCTCCACGAACTCGAGCAACACCCCGACCATCCTCTTGCCAGAGGCAAGGAAAATATCTGGGCTGCTGGCATTGCTCATGCCGTCGGCAGTATCAATTTCCTTTTTCAATCCTCATCCTCTCCCCATATAAGTGTTAATGATCTGAACTACTTTTTCGGGACTCGTGCGACAACTACAGGAAAAAAGTCACTGGATTTACGTGATTTACTGCATATTTCAGCCTACAGTTCCGACTATCAAATCAGTCAAACCTCTTCTGATGATCCATTGGATCAAATCAAAGAAGCAATTGTTAAAAAATTTGGTGTTCCAGAAGAAGATGTTGAAGCCATTTTAAGCAGTATCAACCGTCCCGATTGCCCGGTTATTCCCAAAACTGATTACAGTGCCATCAGAATTATCCCTAAAGAAAAATTTTGGGATTGGGTAGAGACGCAAATCGATTTGGATCAGATTGATCCGAATATGCGACAAGATTATAATGTGTACTTGGTTTATGATATCGAATTAAAATCTTCAATTGAAGAAGAACTCCACCTAAAATACAAAGAGATCTGGAAAATTGAAGCCACCCGATACATTAACCCCGAATCTGATTTTCCAACAGGATCGTTCCTGGAGTTTCTGCAATGGTTCGAGGTTCGTATTTCATCTCATGTTATGGATCTGACCGGAGAACTTTTAGATGATTTCAACGAAGAAGATTTGGATGATGAATTCGAATCCGATGATAACAATTTCCCACCTGACTTCAGCCTGAATTGA
- a CDS encoding double-cubane-cluster-containing anaerobic reductase → MADYTQMWTDLGLNHDNHNALLDNLGQAYQSIFMSQENRPEGMSYFDFVMSEAHGLRIQELREEQEAGRKIIGSFCVFVPEEIILAAGCTAVGLCAGADFAQEEVEKVLPRNTCSLIKSFFGFKLGKVCPYMEVSDMIVGENTCDGKKKSFEVFKEMVPNFYQMDLPQTKTPMARHMLKQEFKSFVEKLEEMTGKSISVEDLKQGIATVNAKRKALRRLSMLRAADPAPISGLDALLINQIAFLDNPIRFTEKVNAICDELELLIKETKGAKKAKAPRVLISGCPMAIPNWKLPSIIESTGAVIVGEESCIGERGQRNLTDDSADNLDGLMNAIVDRYLKIDCAVFTPNQERVNHIKEMSQQYNADGVIHYGLQFCQPYIMESFSVEKELEKQNISVLRLETDYSQEDMGQLSTRVEAFVEIIK, encoded by the coding sequence ATGGCAGATTACACGCAAATGTGGACTGATCTTGGCTTGAACCATGACAATCACAACGCACTATTAGACAACTTAGGACAAGCATACCAATCCATTTTTATGTCACAGGAAAATCGACCTGAAGGGATGTCTTATTTTGATTTTGTAATGAGTGAAGCTCATGGCCTTAGAATACAGGAATTGCGTGAAGAACAAGAAGCTGGTCGCAAGATTATTGGTTCTTTTTGTGTTTTTGTTCCTGAAGAAATCATATTAGCAGCTGGTTGTACCGCAGTAGGATTATGTGCTGGTGCTGATTTTGCTCAGGAAGAAGTTGAAAAAGTTCTTCCTCGCAACACGTGTTCACTTATCAAATCCTTTTTTGGATTCAAGCTTGGAAAAGTTTGTCCCTATATGGAAGTTTCTGATATGATTGTAGGAGAAAACACCTGCGATGGAAAGAAGAAATCATTTGAAGTATTCAAAGAAATGGTTCCAAACTTCTATCAAATGGACCTTCCTCAGACCAAAACACCAATGGCCAGACATATGCTGAAGCAGGAATTTAAAAGTTTTGTTGAAAAACTTGAAGAGATGACCGGCAAGAGCATTAGCGTAGAAGATTTAAAACAAGGCATTGCGACTGTAAATGCAAAACGCAAAGCTCTGAGACGTTTGTCAATGCTTCGCGCAGCTGATCCTGCTCCTATCTCAGGTTTGGATGCCCTATTGATCAATCAAATTGCTTTTCTTGATAATCCAATTCGTTTCACCGAAAAAGTAAATGCTATTTGTGATGAACTTGAATTGCTAATTAAAGAAACAAAAGGCGCCAAAAAGGCCAAAGCCCCTCGTGTACTTATCTCAGGATGCCCAATGGCTATTCCTAATTGGAAATTGCCTTCGATTATCGAATCAACAGGAGCTGTTATCGTTGGTGAAGAATCATGTATTGGCGAACGTGGTCAGCGCAACCTGACAGATGATTCAGCTGATAATCTTGATGGCTTAATGAATGCCATTGTTGATCGTTACCTTAAAATTGATTGTGCCGTATTCACTCCAAATCAAGAGCGTGTTAACCACATCAAAGAAATGAGTCAGCAATACAATGCCGATGGCGTGATTCATTATGGTCTTCAGTTCTGCCAACCCTACATCATGGAATCGTTCTCTGTTGAAAAGGAATTGGAAAAACAAAACATTTCTGTTTTACGACTTGAAACAGATTACAGCCAGGAAGATATGGGACAATTATCGACTCGTGTAGAAGCCTTTGTCGAAATTATTAAATAA
- a CDS encoding acyl-CoA dehydratase activase, whose product MRLAGIDIGSRSIELIVLEDGQVVHSKQADSGYNPIERVKELISDVSFDKIMATGYGRGIVEVAFDYPTVTEIKAYGAGATALYPGVRSVLDIGGQDTKVISINEMGKVIKFEMNDKCAAGTGKFLEMMAITLGYQAQTLGAAAQKGTEGIEINSMCAVFAESEVTSLLAKGCDRSDIALAIHQSVCRRAIGMIRRQNISTPLMFAGGVANNSCMVQLLQEALGEQIIVPKNPQFIGAHGAAILANQYESVLF is encoded by the coding sequence ATGAGATTAGCAGGTATCGATATAGGCTCACGAAGCATCGAACTAATTGTGTTGGAAGATGGACAAGTCGTTCATAGCAAACAAGCAGATTCGGGCTACAATCCCATCGAAAGGGTCAAGGAATTAATCTCAGATGTCTCCTTCGATAAAATTATGGCAACTGGCTATGGACGAGGCATTGTGGAGGTCGCCTTCGATTACCCGACAGTAACGGAAATTAAAGCCTATGGAGCCGGAGCCACAGCATTGTATCCCGGAGTTAGAAGTGTACTGGATATTGGAGGACAAGACACCAAAGTTATTTCTATAAACGAAATGGGAAAAGTCATCAAGTTTGAGATGAATGACAAGTGCGCTGCCGGAACAGGCAAATTTCTGGAAATGATGGCCATAACTCTGGGCTATCAGGCACAAACTCTAGGTGCAGCTGCTCAAAAAGGAACAGAAGGTATCGAAATCAATAGCATGTGCGCTGTTTTTGCCGAATCAGAAGTGACTTCATTGCTAGCCAAAGGATGCGACAGAAGCGATATTGCTTTGGCAATTCATCAATCGGTATGCAGACGTGCTATTGGCATGATCCGCCGCCAAAATATAAGTACCCCTCTCATGTTTGCTGGTGGGGTTGCAAATAACAGTTGTATGGTACAACTCTTACAGGAAGCTTTAGGCGAACAGATTATTGTTCCTAAAAACCCTCAATTTATTGGAGCACATGGCGCTGCCATATTAGCCAATCAGTACGAATCAGTATTATTTTAA
- a CDS encoding NYN domain-containing protein, translating to MKTKNDLKLAVIIDADNVPARNVTSMMEEIAKYGTPTFKRIYGDWTKPNLAGWKSVLLENAITPIQQYGYTSGKNATDSAMIIDAMDILYTAKVDGFCIVSSDSDFTRLAVRLRESGMQVFGFGEQKTPMPFIVACDKFIYLEILKGSGSSEPSVDEVVPKPDLSKKSPIYKLDKKVIALFTSSINDIADEDGWAFLGDVGNLLIKKRPDFDPRNYGFDKLTPLIKSLKKHFDIDERETDRATIKHVYIRAKKKS from the coding sequence ATGAAGACTAAAAACGATTTAAAATTAGCCGTTATTATAGATGCCGATAATGTCCCGGCTCGCAATGTTACAAGCATGATGGAGGAAATTGCCAAATATGGCACCCCAACTTTCAAACGGATTTATGGCGATTGGACAAAACCCAATTTGGCCGGATGGAAATCGGTTCTTCTTGAAAATGCGATTACACCTATTCAGCAGTATGGTTATACTTCGGGTAAGAATGCAACCGATTCGGCTATGATTATTGACGCAATGGACATTTTATATACCGCTAAGGTTGATGGCTTTTGTATTGTTTCAAGCGATAGCGACTTTACTCGACTAGCAGTCAGGCTTAGAGAATCAGGCATGCAAGTTTTTGGCTTTGGCGAACAGAAAACGCCTATGCCTTTTATAGTTGCCTGTGATAAGTTTATTTATCTTGAAATTCTTAAAGGTTCGGGTAGCTCTGAGCCTTCAGTTGATGAGGTTGTGCCCAAGCCTGATCTTTCAAAGAAAAGTCCCATATACAAATTGGATAAAAAGGTGATTGCCTTATTTACATCAAGTATTAACGATATAGCCGATGAGGATGGCTGGGCATTTTTGGGTGATGTTGGAAACTTGTTGATAAAGAAAAGACCTGATTTCGATCCTCGAAATTATGGGTTTGATAAGCTAACCCCATTGATTAAATCTCTCAAAAAGCACTTTGATATTGATGAAAGAGAAACGGATAGAGCGACAATAAAACATGTGTATATCAGAGCGAAGAAAAAATCATAA
- a CDS encoding patatin-like phospholipase family protein, giving the protein METENTHSNSSINLFENIALTFSGGGYRASAFSLGVLSYLNRVQFKNKPLLQHVKGLSTVSGGTLMGGTYAYHMAKGTQFEDFYADFYKVLDDDKLLSIALEKLDSDELWKVSHKRRSLINAFALAYKDLLTDENFKFLKENPSHLEDICFNATDFSFGLAFRFQTTGRFGNYRLYNSNLNLLADDMKIADAIASSSCFPVGFEPLVMPDDYVSDHDSEVYKAIKSEKEFEKGVGIMDGGIVDNQGIGSIMNADVRRERKGNSYDLIMVCDVGSYFMEPWEASEIEMDRIGWSKSPKQLFNLLVEKLKLSWWLWLPMLISTGLLIFGYMNKPSVGLFIGGGAMAMFAIFAIALKYFIGKMEEKALQFWLMGMVPKFMKDKLVRFQNLKLRLIQRMFEERGTSSLIMISDIFLKQIRRLNYDLLYKDESLKHRRITSLIYELTREQYKQGDSDELLIDKKDVEINEPSDLIYNSAKIASEMDTTLWFTDEDRDLDRLKNLVACGQYTACYNLLKYCIDLRNTEVDVDRELLDQMIQTFQRDWNTFIKDPYYQHDYYRQGAREMRNVG; this is encoded by the coding sequence ATGGAAACTGAAAATACACACTCGAACTCAAGTATTAATCTATTCGAAAATATCGCTTTAACCTTTAGCGGCGGAGGCTATCGTGCATCTGCATTCAGCCTGGGTGTTTTGTCTTATCTTAATCGGGTACAGTTTAAAAACAAGCCCCTGTTGCAACACGTGAAAGGATTAAGCACCGTAAGCGGGGGAACTTTAATGGGGGGAACTTATGCCTATCATATGGCAAAAGGAACTCAATTTGAGGATTTCTATGCTGATTTTTATAAAGTTCTTGATGATGATAAACTTTTAAGCATAGCACTTGAGAAACTTGATTCGGATGAATTGTGGAAAGTTTCTCATAAGAGGCGTTCACTTATTAATGCCTTTGCTTTGGCCTATAAAGACTTATTAACTGACGAAAATTTTAAGTTTTTAAAAGAAAATCCTTCTCATCTGGAAGATATCTGTTTCAATGCTACAGATTTTTCTTTCGGATTGGCTTTCCGTTTTCAGACAACAGGCCGTTTTGGCAACTATCGTCTTTATAACTCGAACCTCAATTTACTTGCCGATGATATGAAGATTGCTGATGCCATTGCTTCGTCTTCATGTTTTCCTGTCGGTTTTGAACCTTTAGTTATGCCTGATGATTATGTGAGTGATCATGATTCGGAAGTCTATAAGGCGATTAAATCGGAGAAAGAGTTTGAAAAAGGTGTTGGTATTATGGATGGCGGTATTGTCGATAATCAAGGTATAGGGAGTATTATGAATGCTGATGTGCGCCGTGAACGGAAAGGCAATTCCTATGACCTGATTATGGTTTGCGATGTAGGGAGTTATTTTATGGAGCCCTGGGAGGCTTCAGAAATTGAGATGGATCGTATTGGCTGGTCGAAGAGTCCAAAACAATTGTTTAATCTTTTGGTTGAAAAACTGAAACTGAGCTGGTGGTTGTGGTTACCGATGCTCATTAGTACGGGCTTATTGATATTTGGTTATATGAATAAACCGAGTGTAGGCTTATTTATTGGAGGCGGTGCCATGGCTATGTTTGCCATCTTTGCAATTGCCCTAAAGTATTTTATTGGCAAAATGGAGGAAAAAGCGCTTCAGTTTTGGTTGATGGGAATGGTTCCCAAATTCATGAAAGACAAACTGGTTCGTTTTCAAAATCTGAAACTCCGTTTAATTCAGAGAATGTTTGAAGAACGAGGCACATCATCTTTAATCATGATTAGTGATATTTTCCTGAAACAAATCAGACGATTGAATTACGACTTGCTTTATAAGGATGAGAGTTTGAAGCACCGGAGGATTACCTCTCTGATTTATGAATTAACCAGAGAGCAATACAAGCAGGGGGATTCCGATGAGCTGCTTATTGATAAAAAGGATGTTGAAATAAATGAGCCGAGTGATCTGATTTATAATTCAGCCAAGATTGCTTCCGAAATGGATACCACACTTTGGTTTACCGATGAAGACAGAGATCTAGATCGACTTAAAAATTTAGTTGCTTGCGGGCAATATACAGCCTGTTATAACTTGTTGAAGTATTGCATTGATTTGAGGAACACTGAGGTTGATGTGGACAGAGAATTGCTTGATCAGATGATTCAGACTTTCCAACGTGACTGGAATACATTTATTAAAGATCCGTATTATCAACACGACTATTACCGGCAGGGTGCAAGGGAAATGAGAAATGTAGGATAG
- a CDS encoding lactate utilization protein: MSKENLSKLLVQLKKNNFEVFLASDLRSAKEIFEKEILDKLELSTVSYADSITMKSTGVLDLLRAKTDIDFVDTFDPENSWREQINQRKKALTVDLFLTGTNAITEAGQLVNLDMIGNRISALSFGPRYVVLFIGKNKLVADLNEAFKRIKTISAPLNAKRHPDLKLPCQITGTCHDCMNPQRICNSWSIIEKSYPRHRIKIILIDEEVGY; the protein is encoded by the coding sequence ATGAGTAAAGAAAACTTATCAAAGCTTTTAGTTCAACTTAAGAAGAATAATTTTGAGGTGTTTTTGGCTTCCGATCTCAGATCAGCCAAAGAAATTTTTGAAAAAGAGATTCTTGATAAGCTTGAGTTATCTACTGTTTCTTATGCTGATTCCATCACGATGAAATCGACAGGAGTTCTTGATCTACTTCGTGCGAAAACAGACATCGATTTTGTTGATACTTTTGATCCGGAAAATAGTTGGAGAGAGCAAATCAATCAGAGGAAAAAGGCTTTGACTGTCGATTTGTTTTTGACGGGAACCAATGCCATAACCGAAGCGGGGCAGTTGGTGAATTTAGACATGATAGGAAATCGGATTTCAGCTCTATCTTTTGGTCCCCGATATGTTGTTCTGTTTATCGGTAAAAATAAACTGGTTGCAGATTTGAATGAGGCTTTTAAGCGTATAAAAACAATTTCAGCACCCTTAAATGCGAAAAGACACCCCGATTTAAAACTTCCTTGTCAAATAACAGGGACCTGTCACGATTGTATGAATCCCCAACGCATCTGTAATTCATGGTCGATAATCGAAAAATCTTACCCCAGACACAGAATCAAAATTATATTAATTGATGAGGAAGTGGGCTATTAG
- a CDS encoding DMT family transporter — protein MIWKKPWFQFSILLILAFVWGSSFILMKIGLKSFTNDQAAGIRMLLASLVLLPYSIKNLKHLKKKDVKSLLVAGFIGSFIPAFLFTKAQTQIDSALAGMLNSMTPVFTLLVGVLFHRTKFQVLQVLGLVLGLLGAIGLIASGNGLEIGHVNSYALYIVLATCFYAININEIKARLSHLSGMQITSLAFFFTGPAALFYLLTTDFAPVIENPNWPIHLLALAGLGIIGTAIAMILMNSLIRYASAVYASSVTYIIPIFAIMWGILDNERITAFHLICMLIILLGVYLINKKK, from the coding sequence ATGATTTGGAAAAAGCCTTGGTTTCAGTTTTCTATCCTTTTGATTCTTGCCTTTGTATGGGGATCATCTTTTATTCTGATGAAAATTGGACTGAAGAGTTTTACAAACGACCAGGCAGCTGGTATTAGAATGTTGTTGGCATCATTGGTTTTATTGCCTTATTCTATCAAGAATCTGAAACACCTAAAGAAGAAGGATGTCAAGAGTTTATTGGTTGCCGGATTTATTGGTAGTTTTATTCCTGCTTTCTTGTTTACCAAGGCTCAAACTCAGATTGACAGTGCTTTGGCTGGGATGTTAAATTCGATGACACCCGTGTTCACTTTACTCGTTGGGGTGCTCTTTCATAGAACGAAATTTCAGGTCCTTCAAGTTTTGGGATTGGTTCTGGGTTTGTTGGGTGCCATAGGTTTGATTGCCTCGGGGAACGGTCTGGAGATAGGACATGTTAATTCCTATGCCTTATACATTGTGTTGGCGACTTGTTTCTATGCAATAAATATCAATGAAATTAAGGCAAGATTGTCTCATCTTTCCGGGATGCAGATTACGTCTCTGGCATTTTTCTTTACAGGACCAGCGGCTTTGTTTTACCTCTTAACAACTGACTTTGCGCCTGTTATTGAGAATCCAAATTGGCCAATTCACCTTTTAGCTTTGGCAGGTTTGGGTATTATCGGAACGGCTATAGCCATGATATTGATGAATAGTTTGATTCGTTATGCCTCGGCTGTTTATGCCTCGTCTGTGACCTATATCATTCCGATATTTGCTATTATGTGGGGGATACTTGACAATGAAAGGATTACGGCCTTTCATTTGATTTGTATGTTGATTATACTCCTGGGAGTTTATCTGATTAATAAAAAGAAGTAA
- a CDS encoding MarC family protein yields MELFIFSFGALFSIMNPLGTVPVFVGLTQNNNKKERALIAFWTSFNVLIILLLSFFAGKYILSFFGISLNSLKIAGGLIIASSGFALLTGKFTEHKGMKKTRVKDDIHTRSEISLTPLALPMLAGPGTISLLITYNQEYSNMTDCLVILGSVFTSAFTIYLILKSSHYIVRMLGASGINALSRIIGFIVISIGIELIVVAVLSILKMANF; encoded by the coding sequence ATGGAACTATTTATCTTCTCATTCGGAGCATTATTCTCCATTATGAACCCTCTTGGAACGGTCCCTGTCTTTGTTGGGCTAACACAAAACAACAATAAAAAAGAACGAGCTCTTATCGCCTTTTGGACATCATTCAATGTCCTCATCATTCTGCTACTTTCTTTTTTTGCAGGAAAATACATTTTATCCTTCTTTGGGATCAGTCTGAATTCTTTGAAAATTGCAGGCGGATTAATTATTGCCTCATCGGGTTTTGCTTTACTTACAGGTAAATTTACCGAACACAAAGGGATGAAAAAAACGCGAGTGAAGGATGACATCCACACCCGATCGGAGATCTCATTAACACCACTTGCATTACCGATGTTAGCGGGACCCGGAACAATTTCTTTACTGATTACCTACAACCAGGAATACAGCAACATGACAGATTGCTTGGTTATACTTGGATCTGTTTTCACCAGTGCTTTCACTATCTACCTCATCCTCAAATCGTCTCATTATATTGTTAGAATGCTGGGAGCTTCAGGTATAAATGCCCTCTCGAGAATAATCGGTTTCATCGTGATTTCTATTGGAATTGAGCTGATTGTTGTGGCTGTTCTTAGTATTTTGAAAATGGCTAATTTTTAA
- a CDS encoding B12-binding domain-containing radical SAM protein encodes MKDIFLVTPPFTQLNTPYPATAYLKGFFNTKGISSFQMDLGIEVILALFKRESLQDIFDFAYENETIVSENAQRIYALKEDYLKTINPIIAFVQGKNQSFSRQICSPNFLPQASRFDQVDDMETAFGLMGFQDKAKHLATLYLEDISDFIIECVDENFGFSRYAERLGRSASSFDELHTKLQEEPTYIDEISLKILDQKLKDIQPKLFCLSVPFPGNLYCAFRCAQFVKVNYPEIKIVMGGGFPNTELRSLTDVRVFDFVDYITLDDGELPLERLWQHLLDPTAECELKRTFICENGEVVYVNNSLQKDYKQDDLGTPDYSDLLLDQYISVIEIANPMHSLWSDGRWNKLTMAHGCYWGKCTFCDGSLDYIKTFDPLSAVSLVDRMEELIAQTGETGFHFVDEAAPPALMKALAIEIIKRKLSLTWWTNIRFEKSFTRDMCELLKASGCIAVSGGLEVASDRMLELINKGTTVEQVARVAHNLTEAGVMVHAYLMYGFPTQTVQETVDSLEMVRQLFELGIIQSAFWHQFALTAHSPIGLAPEKYGLKPIYEAIRFANNDIQFKDKTGIKHDKFSFGLKKSLYNYMHDIGFDLPLQEWFDFKIPKTTIKRGFIRNCLQVEEAFITKPSAKIIWLGGFPLVSSYTKSKRGVTREIFEMTFHSKTETIDVSMDKEQGEWWLDQLDRLSINEEEVFTFASLKESYEEQFENFELFWYSKPINVLRENGLLVL; translated from the coding sequence GTGAAAGATATTTTTCTTGTAACACCACCCTTTACTCAGCTTAATACACCTTATCCGGCCACGGCCTATCTGAAAGGTTTTTTCAATACAAAAGGGATTTCATCTTTTCAGATGGATTTGGGCATTGAAGTGATCCTTGCTCTTTTTAAAAGAGAGAGTTTGCAGGATATTTTCGATTTTGCTTATGAGAACGAGACCATTGTATCAGAGAATGCTCAGCGTATTTATGCCCTTAAAGAAGATTATTTAAAGACCATAAATCCGATTATAGCTTTTGTTCAGGGTAAGAATCAGAGCTTCTCACGACAGATCTGCAGTCCCAATTTTTTGCCTCAGGCTTCTCGTTTCGATCAGGTGGATGATATGGAGACGGCTTTTGGTCTGATGGGCTTTCAGGATAAGGCCAAGCACTTGGCAACACTCTATCTCGAGGATATTTCTGATTTTATTATCGAATGCGTTGACGAGAATTTTGGTTTCAGTCGTTATGCCGAACGTTTGGGGCGTTCTGCTTCTAGTTTTGATGAATTGCACACTAAACTGCAGGAAGAACCGACTTATATCGATGAGATTTCCTTGAAAATTCTCGATCAGAAGTTGAAAGACATTCAGCCCAAATTGTTCTGTTTATCGGTGCCTTTTCCCGGGAATTTGTATTGTGCTTTCCGATGTGCCCAATTTGTAAAAGTAAACTATCCGGAGATTAAAATTGTGATGGGAGGTGGCTTTCCCAATACCGAATTGAGAAGTTTGACCGATGTCCGTGTTTTTGATTTTGTTGATTACATCACTCTTGATGATGGCGAATTACCTTTGGAACGACTTTGGCAGCATTTGCTTGATCCGACTGCAGAATGTGAATTGAAGCGTACTTTTATCTGTGAAAATGGAGAGGTGGTTTATGTGAACAACTCGTTACAAAAGGATTACAAACAAGACGATTTGGGGACGCCGGATTATTCCGATTTATTGCTTGATCAGTACATTTCGGTGATTGAAATTGCCAACCCAATGCACAGTCTTTGGAGCGATGGGCGATGGAATAAGTTGACCATGGCACATGGTTGTTATTGGGGCAAGTGTACATTTTGTGATGGTTCGCTGGATTATATCAAAACCTTTGATCCACTTTCAGCCGTTAGTCTGGTTGACAGAATGGAAGAGCTGATTGCCCAAACGGGCGAAACGGGTTTCCATTTTGTAGATGAGGCTGCACCACCAGCTTTAATGAAAGCTTTGGCTATTGAGATTATTAAGCGAAAGCTTAGTCTTACATGGTGGACCAATATCCGTTTTGAGAAAAGTTTCACCAGGGATATGTGCGAACTCTTGAAGGCTTCGGGTTGTATTGCAGTGTCAGGAGGTTTGGAAGTGGCTTCTGATCGCATGCTTGAGCTGATTAATAAGGGAACAACGGTGGAGCAAGTCGCTCGCGTCGCACATAATCTGACTGAGGCAGGTGTGATGGTTCATGCCTATTTGATGTATGGTTTTCCTACCCAAACCGTTCAGGAAACGGTGGATAGTCTTGAGATGGTTCGTCAATTATTCGAATTGGGTATTATTCAGTCGGCATTCTGGCATCAGTTTGCTCTGACAGCTCATAGTCCTATTGGATTGGCTCCTGAAAAATATGGTTTGAAACCCATTTATGAAGCGATTCGTTTTGCCAATAACGATATTCAGTTTAAAGACAAGACAGGAATCAAGCATGATAAATTTAGCTTTGGATTGAAGAAATCGCTGTATAACTACATGCATGATATTGGTTTCGATTTGCCTCTGCAGGAATGGTTTGATTTTAAGATTCCGAAAACAACCATTAAAAGAGGTTTTATTCGAAATTGCCTTCAGGTAGAAGAGGCTTTTATTACGAAACCCTCTGCCAAAATTATTTGGTTAGGTGGTTTCCCATTGGTTTCATCTTACACCAAAAGCAAGCGAGGAGTGACTCGCGAGATTTTTGAAATGACTTTTCATAGCAAAACAGAAACCATCGATGTGAGTATGGATAAGGAACAAGGGGAATGGTGGCTTGATCAGCTTGATCGATTGTCAATAAATGAGGAGGAGGTTTTCACCTTCGCAAGTTTAAAAGAAAGCTATGAGGAGCAGTTTGAAAATTTTGAATTGTTCTGGTACTCAAAACCGATTAATGTTCTCAGAGAAAACGGACTTTTGGTTTTGTAA